From a single Coriobacteriaceae bacterium genomic region:
- a CDS encoding peptidylprolyl isomerase, which produces MANKKKNPEAAPTPEQQARAASSSRKKQRKIYVSKTVKIVLVVIGVLAMLLSVSAMACSGLMSQTEDTGTGYKLTGGVAATINGTNLTEDTVTKQIMSMRTSYGYTKDEDWAQYLVDNDLTPKKYRKQLIDSYTQQILLQQAQKENGVTVSDEEVEKAWKDACKSAGGAKTFKETLKTYGYTEDTYKDSLKESLAQQKLKDAVAPTSKPKDSEIVDYINENLSSYNDARRSSNILIKVDSDASDEDKAAAKAKAQECLDKINSGELSFEDAVEQYSEDTGSKEKKGDVGWDKLTTFVDSYQTALEGLNKGDVSDVVESTYGYHIIKCTDYFHVDNQVDDIKQVPKAIKKYVSNVVKTQAASTAYSEWLEQYKKDADITVNPMPKDVPYNVSLKGVTKSSTDDSSTTE; this is translated from the coding sequence ATGGCAAACAAGAAAAAGAACCCCGAGGCCGCGCCGACACCCGAGCAGCAGGCTCGTGCCGCCTCCAGCTCTCGTAAGAAGCAGCGTAAGATCTACGTGTCCAAGACCGTCAAGATCGTTTTGGTGGTCATCGGCGTGCTGGCGATGCTGCTTTCCGTCTCGGCGATGGCGTGCTCCGGCCTGATGTCGCAGACCGAGGACACCGGTACGGGCTACAAGCTGACCGGCGGCGTGGCTGCCACCATCAACGGCACCAACCTCACCGAGGACACCGTGACCAAGCAGATCATGAGCATGCGCACGTCCTACGGCTACACCAAGGACGAGGACTGGGCACAGTACCTGGTCGACAACGATCTTACGCCCAAGAAGTACCGCAAGCAGCTCATCGATTCCTATACGCAGCAGATTCTGCTTCAGCAGGCACAGAAGGAAAACGGCGTGACCGTCTCGGACGAGGAAGTCGAGAAGGCTTGGAAGGACGCATGCAAGAGCGCGGGCGGCGCCAAGACCTTTAAGGAGACCCTCAAGACCTACGGCTACACCGAGGACACCTACAAGGATTCGCTCAAGGAGAGTCTGGCGCAGCAGAAGCTCAAGGACGCCGTGGCACCCACCAGCAAGCCCAAGGACAGCGAGATTGTCGATTACATCAACGAGAACCTGTCCAGTTACAACGACGCCCGTCGTTCGTCGAACATCCTGATCAAGGTCGATTCCGATGCGTCCGACGAGGACAAGGCTGCCGCCAAGGCCAAGGCGCAGGAGTGCCTGGACAAGATCAACTCCGGCGAGCTGAGCTTTGAGGACGCCGTGGAGCAGTACTCCGAGGACACCGGTTCCAAGGAGAAGAAGGGCGACGTGGGCTGGGACAAGCTCACCACCTTCGTCGACAGCTACCAGACGGCGCTCGAGGGCCTCAACAAGGGCGACGTGAGCGATGTGGTCGAGTCGACGTACGGCTACCACATCATCAAGTGCACCGACTACTTCCACGTCGATAACCAGGTTGATGACATCAAGCAGGTGCCCAAGGCCATTAAGAAGTATGTCTCCAACGTGGTGAAGACGCAGGCGGCCAGCACCGCATACAGCGAGTGGCTGGAGCAGTATAAGAAGGACGCCGACATCACCGTTAACCCCATGCCCAAGGACGTGCCGTATAACGTCAGTCTGAAGGGCGTCACCAAGAGTTCGACCGACGATTCGTCGACGACTGAGTAA
- a CDS encoding putative DNA binding domain-containing protein produces the protein MGEADGMELIYSLVGYPDETEWLEFKEGNSDPVRTGRDISALANAAAYCGRAYAYKIWGVSDGTHELVGTQFNPYHAKGKGNQELLMWLKLALSNNANYEFAVIDHETKHFVVLKVHAASAQPVYFDKTAYIREGSSTAELVPGSAREAELWRRLQSGNAELAVVERDLTSREVAEILDVDAYFELCRLRRPVDLDGVMLALCEQELIRRQDNGRYSVTRLGMLLVGKKVSRYPELRKRMLRIVRYAGKGSFDIVGDTEIDKGYALALPQAEQLVMSMIPAVEALDGAFRRIQTAYPQRAIRELLSNAVIHQDIADNTAGPLVAIYDNRIEFSNPGTTLIPAERVLNAQPKTRNSMMASLMRQMDLCEEGGTGWDLIVDSLEKAGMPSPVIKSEGGLGTLVTLYCDCPYTRMKKSERKNAVYWHACLLYAQGESMSNQSLRERFGLSDEKKNTVAMSRLIKECLEEALIKEEDEDAGSKYKRYIPYWA, from the coding sequence ATGGGTGAAGCAGATGGCATGGAGCTGATTTATTCACTCGTCGGTTATCCTGATGAAACCGAGTGGCTTGAATTTAAAGAAGGCAATAGCGATCCCGTTAGAACGGGGCGTGACATCTCGGCGCTTGCCAATGCTGCCGCTTACTGCGGCCGCGCATATGCCTATAAGATCTGGGGCGTGAGCGACGGTACGCATGAGCTTGTGGGCACCCAGTTCAACCCATATCACGCAAAGGGTAAGGGAAACCAAGAGCTTTTGATGTGGCTCAAGCTTGCGCTCTCAAACAATGCGAATTACGAGTTTGCGGTTATTGATCATGAGACAAAGCACTTTGTGGTGCTGAAAGTGCACGCCGCGAGCGCTCAGCCGGTCTATTTTGATAAGACAGCCTACATTCGAGAGGGCTCTTCGACGGCAGAACTGGTTCCCGGTAGTGCACGAGAGGCGGAGCTGTGGCGTCGCTTACAGTCAGGGAACGCGGAGCTCGCTGTAGTTGAGAGAGATCTGACATCTCGAGAGGTCGCCGAAATACTAGATGTTGATGCGTATTTTGAGTTGTGCAGATTGAGAAGACCTGTCGATTTGGACGGAGTGATGCTTGCTCTTTGTGAACAAGAGCTGATTCGTCGTCAAGATAACGGCCGATATAGTGTGACGCGCTTGGGAATGCTTCTGGTGGGAAAAAAGGTCTCTCGCTACCCGGAGCTCAGGAAACGCATGCTGCGAATCGTGCGATATGCGGGAAAAGGCAGTTTTGACATTGTCGGGGATACTGAAATCGACAAGGGCTACGCTTTGGCGCTTCCACAGGCTGAACAGCTGGTCATGTCGATGATTCCGGCTGTTGAGGCACTGGATGGCGCATTTCGACGTATTCAGACGGCTTATCCTCAAAGGGCGATTCGCGAGTTGCTATCAAACGCCGTGATTCATCAAGACATTGCTGACAATACGGCGGGGCCTCTTGTTGCGATTTACGACAATCGCATTGAGTTCTCTAATCCCGGGACAACGCTTATTCCGGCAGAACGAGTGCTCAACGCTCAGCCGAAAACGCGAAATTCGATGATGGCGTCCCTCATGCGCCAAATGGATCTTTGCGAAGAAGGCGGTACGGGCTGGGATTTAATCGTAGATTCGCTCGAAAAAGCCGGCATGCCTTCACCGGTTATCAAGAGTGAGGGCGGGCTGGGAACGCTCGTGACACTCTATTGCGACTGTCCGTATACTCGAATGAAAAAAAGTGAGCGAAAAAACGCCGTGTACTGGCATGCCTGTCTTTTGTATGCCCAAGGTGAGTCGATGAGCAATCAGTCGCTGCGAGAGCGTTTTGGACTTTCCGATGAAAAGAAAAACACGGTGGCGATGTCTCGTCTAATCAAAGAGTGTCTGGAAGAGGCATTGATAAAGGAAGAGGACGAGGACGCGGGTTCCAAATACAAAAGGTATATTCCGTATTGGGCCTAA
- a CDS encoding molybdopterin biosynthesis protein, with protein MLESGKSMPSVDAWLREAKADVSAADCGMYLTHNGVVRATPKSEVRGVETDGVAPGHKVGGMVFGFDADKVQAAIEATRAMPGIGYVRVWLASGELAVGDDIMLVLIGGDIRPHVVDALQALVGTIKNECVSEVEREA; from the coding sequence ATGCTTGAAAGCGGCAAATCGATGCCTTCGGTTGATGCTTGGCTGCGCGAAGCCAAGGCCGATGTTTCGGCGGCTGATTGCGGAATGTACCTGACACACAACGGCGTGGTGCGTGCGACGCCTAAGTCCGAGGTGCGTGGGGTCGAGACAGATGGTGTGGCGCCTGGACATAAGGTAGGCGGCATGGTGTTTGGCTTCGATGCCGATAAGGTGCAGGCCGCTATCGAGGCAACGCGCGCGATGCCGGGTATCGGCTACGTGCGCGTGTGGTTGGCGAGCGGCGAGCTTGCCGTGGGCGACGACATCATGCTCGTGCTCATTGGCGGAGACATTCGCCCGCATGTGGTCGATGCGCTGCAGGCACTCGTCGGTACCATCAAAAATGAGTGTGTGAGCGAGGTCGAGCGCGAGGCATAG
- a CDS encoding amino acid ABC transporter ATP-binding protein, producing the protein MIEIKHLNKYFGDLHVLKDINLTVKRGEKLVMIGPSGSGKSTLIRCVDYLEEPTSGEVVIDGTPLTKKNHLEMARKYSSMVFQQFNLYPNMTVLGNLTLAPIKLQKKSKEEATEIAIAALKRVGMAHKAGEYPQNLSGGQQQRIAIARALCTKQPIILFDEPTSALDPEMVQEVLDVMIELAQEDITMICVTHEMGFARQVADRVIFMEDGRILEEGTPEHFFDNPENPRCREFLSKILH; encoded by the coding sequence ATGATCGAGATCAAGCATCTCAACAAGTACTTTGGCGACCTGCATGTGCTCAAAGATATCAATCTCACCGTCAAGCGCGGCGAGAAGCTCGTAATGATCGGGCCTTCCGGTTCGGGTAAGTCGACGCTCATCCGTTGCGTCGATTATCTGGAGGAGCCCACGTCGGGCGAGGTCGTCATCGACGGTACGCCGCTCACCAAAAAGAACCACCTGGAGATGGCTCGCAAGTATAGTTCCATGGTGTTCCAGCAGTTCAACCTGTATCCCAACATGACGGTGCTCGGCAACCTGACGCTCGCGCCCATCAAGCTGCAAAAGAAGAGCAAGGAGGAGGCGACCGAGATTGCCATCGCCGCGCTCAAGCGCGTCGGCATGGCGCATAAGGCCGGCGAGTATCCGCAGAATCTCTCGGGTGGTCAGCAGCAGCGCATTGCCATCGCCCGTGCCCTGTGCACCAAACAGCCCATCATCTTGTTTGACGAGCCGACCTCGGCGCTCGACCCCGAGATGGTCCAGGAAGTCCTGGACGTTATGATTGAGCTCGCGCAGGAGGACATCACCATGATCTGCGTGACGCACGAGATGGGCTTTGCGCGCCAGGTGGCCGACCGCGTCATCTTTATGGAGGACGGCCGCATTCTGGAGGAGGGCACGCCCGAGCACTTCTTCGATAACCCCGAGAACCCGCGCTGTCGCGAGTTCCTGTCCAAGATTCTGCACTAG
- a CDS encoding GatB/YqeY domain-containing protein — MTNEELQKEMIAAMKAKDKVRLSIIRQVKAEVKNIEVNERRDVTEEDVNSMIKRLIKQTSETLEMSIKAGTDQERTDNLTEQVKILESLLPAQVSGEELEALIEQVIAELGATSKKQMGQVMGALGKATGGNFDKPAAAKIIGGKLA, encoded by the coding sequence ATGACCAACGAAGAGCTGCAGAAGGAAATGATCGCGGCCATGAAGGCCAAGGACAAGGTCCGCCTGTCCATCATTCGCCAGGTTAAGGCCGAGGTGAAGAACATCGAGGTCAACGAGCGCCGCGATGTGACCGAGGAAGACGTCAACAGCATGATCAAGCGTCTGATTAAGCAGACGAGCGAGACACTGGAGATGTCCATTAAGGCCGGCACCGACCAGGAGCGTACCGACAACCTGACCGAGCAGGTCAAGATTCTGGAGAGCCTGCTGCCCGCGCAGGTTTCGGGCGAGGAGCTCGAGGCCCTGATCGAGCAGGTTATCGCCGAGCTGGGTGCGACCTCCAAGAAGCAGATGGGCCAGGTCATGGGGGCACTCGGCAAGGCCACCGGCGGCAACTTCGACAAGCCTGCGGCAGCAAAGATTATCGGCGGCAAATTAGCGTAA
- the purM gene encoding phosphoribosylformylglycinamidine cyclo-ligase — protein MSDSKHVTYEDAGVDTAEGGRAVDAIKQMVKDTNRPEVIGGIGGFGGLFSAAALKDMEDPILISGTDGVGTKLVLAQIMDRHETVGQDLVAMCVNDILASGAEPLFFLDYVAIGHIEAEHMAKIIKGVADGCKLAGCALVGGEMAEHPGVMAPADYDLAGFTVGVVDRPKMLDPANVRPGDVILGLPSTGVHSNGYSLVRKVIGVDDIKPGTPEAAAKAEELSRPLEELGGASLADALLAPTRIYVKPILELLRGGSNVHAIAHITGGGITENLNRALADDVDAVVTRNGAEMGWDVPPVITYVSRQAELAPNEACKTFNMGVGLCLIVAPEDEAAVTEALVALGEKPFRVGECVEGSGKVVYSDER, from the coding sequence ATGAGCGACAGCAAGCATGTGACGTATGAGGATGCCGGCGTCGATACCGCTGAGGGCGGCCGCGCCGTCGACGCGATTAAGCAGATGGTCAAGGACACCAATCGCCCCGAGGTTATCGGCGGCATCGGCGGCTTCGGTGGCCTGTTCTCGGCCGCCGCGCTTAAGGATATGGAAGACCCGATCCTGATCAGCGGCACCGACGGCGTGGGCACCAAACTCGTGCTCGCCCAGATCATGGACCGTCATGAGACGGTGGGCCAGGACCTGGTCGCCATGTGCGTCAACGACATTTTGGCCTCGGGCGCCGAGCCGCTGTTCTTCCTGGACTACGTTGCCATCGGCCATATTGAGGCCGAGCACATGGCAAAGATCATCAAGGGCGTGGCCGACGGCTGCAAGCTCGCGGGCTGCGCGCTCGTGGGCGGCGAGATGGCCGAGCACCCGGGCGTCATGGCCCCGGCCGACTACGACCTCGCCGGCTTTACCGTGGGCGTCGTCGATCGTCCCAAGATGCTCGATCCCGCGAACGTCCGCCCCGGCGACGTGATCTTGGGCCTGCCCTCCACCGGCGTGCACTCCAACGGCTACTCGCTCGTGCGCAAGGTCATCGGTGTCGACGACATCAAGCCGGGCACGCCCGAGGCCGCCGCTAAGGCCGAGGAACTGAGCCGCCCGCTCGAGGAGCTCGGTGGCGCTTCGCTGGCCGACGCCCTGCTGGCTCCTACGCGCATTTATGTGAAGCCGATTCTGGAGCTGCTCCGTGGCGGCTCCAACGTTCACGCCATCGCCCACATCACCGGCGGCGGCATCACCGAGAACCTCAACCGCGCGCTTGCCGACGACGTCGACGCCGTGGTCACCCGCAACGGCGCCGAGATGGGCTGGGACGTTCCGCCCGTCATCACCTACGTGTCGCGCCAGGCCGAGCTCGCGCCCAACGAGGCGTGCAAGACCTTCAACATGGGTGTTGGCTTGTGCCTGATCGTTGCCCCCGAGGACGAGGCCGCTGTGACCGAGGCTCTGGTCGCGCTCGGCGAGAAGCCGTTCCGCGTGGGCGAGTGCGTCGAGGGTTCCGGTAAGGTCGTGTACTCCGATGAGCGCTAA
- a CDS encoding amidophosphoribosyltransferase — protein sequence MSQETIRAAERAAGQVNAMSTYDPDSDQLHEECGVFGVWAPDRDVARLTYFGLRALQHRGQESAGIAVGDGGTVMVRKDLGLLDRVFSNADLSTLSGQLAVGHVRYGTAGAKSWEASQPHLSTINSVIIALAHNGTLVNTDELRRQLIELGVPFLSNSDSEVATKLIGYFTQRTGHLREGIRKTMELVRGGYAMTLINEQALYAFRDPHGIRPLVLGKLVDEGLDQADAASVSQLPSQDGAATVDAATHVTRAGGWVVASETCALDIVGAEYVRDVRPGEILRISAEGLVSEQGVPAAEEPANCIFEQVYFARPDSIMNGKSVYACRYDMGRQLAHEEPVEADLVIGVPDSGLPPAEGYSHESGIPFGEGLIKNRYVGRTFIEPTQELRAMGVRMKLNPLRDNIEGKRLVVIDDSIVRGTTMVQLVKMLRNAGAKEIHIRINSPEVIWPCFYGIDTDVQSQLISANKTVDEICEYIGADSLAFLSVEGLLKVMPKGGYCDACFTGRYPVAIPESFGRDKFMEGFKPRNLDKPLHFDDDAVVEKYDDRSWEEEHGEA from the coding sequence ATGTCTCAAGAAACCATCCGCGCGGCCGAGCGTGCCGCGGGACAGGTGAACGCCATGTCGACGTATGATCCGGACTCTGACCAGCTGCATGAGGAATGCGGCGTTTTTGGTGTCTGGGCGCCCGATCGCGACGTGGCTCGACTGACGTACTTTGGCCTGCGTGCACTGCAGCACCGTGGCCAAGAATCGGCGGGAATTGCTGTTGGTGACGGCGGCACGGTTATGGTCCGCAAGGATCTGGGCCTGCTCGACCGCGTGTTCTCCAATGCCGACTTGTCGACGCTCTCCGGTCAGCTGGCCGTGGGTCATGTGCGCTACGGCACCGCCGGCGCCAAGAGCTGGGAAGCCTCTCAGCCGCACCTCTCTACCATCAATAGCGTCATTATCGCGCTCGCGCACAACGGCACCCTCGTCAACACCGACGAGCTGCGCCGCCAGCTGATCGAGCTAGGCGTGCCGTTCCTCTCCAACTCGGATTCCGAGGTCGCGACCAAACTCATCGGCTACTTTACTCAGCGTACAGGCCATCTGCGCGAGGGCATTCGCAAGACCATGGAGCTCGTGCGCGGCGGCTACGCCATGACGCTCATCAACGAGCAGGCGCTCTACGCATTCCGCGATCCGCACGGCATTCGCCCGCTCGTGCTGGGCAAGCTGGTGGACGAGGGCCTGGACCAGGCCGATGCCGCATCCGTTTCGCAGCTGCCGTCGCAGGACGGCGCCGCGACGGTCGACGCCGCCACCCATGTCACCCGCGCCGGCGGCTGGGTCGTCGCCTCCGAGACTTGTGCGCTCGACATTGTGGGCGCCGAGTACGTCCGCGACGTCCGTCCCGGTGAGATTTTGCGCATCAGCGCCGAGGGCCTTGTGTCCGAGCAGGGCGTGCCTGCCGCCGAAGAGCCTGCTAACTGCATCTTTGAGCAGGTCTACTTCGCTCGCCCCGATTCCATCATGAACGGCAAGAGCGTCTATGCCTGCCGCTATGACATGGGTCGTCAGCTGGCACATGAGGAGCCCGTCGAGGCCGACCTGGTCATCGGCGTGCCCGACTCCGGCCTGCCGCCCGCGGAGGGCTATTCGCACGAGAGCGGTATTCCCTTTGGCGAGGGCCTCATCAAGAATCGCTATGTGGGCCGTACGTTTATCGAGCCTACGCAGGAGCTGCGTGCCATGGGCGTGCGCATGAAGCTCAACCCGCTGCGCGACAACATAGAGGGCAAGCGCCTGGTCGTCATCGATGACTCCATCGTCCGCGGCACCACCATGGTGCAGCTCGTCAAGATGCTGCGCAACGCCGGCGCCAAGGAGATTCACATTCGCATCAACTCGCCCGAGGTCATCTGGCCGTGCTTCTACGGTATCGATACCGACGTGCAGTCGCAGCTCATCAGTGCCAACAAGACGGTCGATGAGATCTGCGAGTATATCGGCGCCGATTCGCTGGCCTTCCTTTCGGTCGAGGGCCTGCTGAAGGTCATGCCCAAGGGCGGCTACTGCGATGCGTGCTTTACCGGACGCTACCCCGTGGCGATTCCCGAGAGCTTTGGCCGCGATAAGTTCATGGAGGGCTTTAAGCCCCGCAACCTGGACAAGCCGCTGCACTTTGACGACGACGCCGTGGTCGAGAAATACGACGACCGCAGCTGGGAAGAGGAGCACGGCGAGGCCTAA
- the tnpA gene encoding IS200/IS605 family transposase, translated as MAQKAYSLSHTKWMCKYHVVFTPKYRRKVIYNQIRSDLGEIFRKLCQYKGIEIIEGHLMPDHVHMLLAIPPKYSVSSVMGYLKGKSSLMIFDKHANMKYKFGNRKFWAEGYYVSTVGLNEATIAKYIREQEKADIALDRLSVKEYEDPFGRGPGRK; from the coding sequence ATGGCCCAGAAGGCCTACAGCCTGTCGCACACGAAGTGGATGTGCAAGTACCACGTCGTGTTCACGCCGAAGTATAGGCGCAAAGTCATCTACAACCAAATAAGGTCCGACCTTGGGGAGATCTTCAGGAAGCTCTGCCAGTACAAGGGGATAGAGATCATCGAGGGGCACCTGATGCCCGACCACGTCCACATGCTGCTGGCGATACCGCCGAAGTACAGCGTATCGAGCGTGATGGGCTACCTGAAGGGGAAGAGCTCGCTGATGATATTCGACAAGCACGCGAACATGAAGTACAAGTTCGGCAACAGGAAGTTCTGGGCCGAGGGCTACTACGTGTCCACGGTCGGCCTGAACGAGGCCACGATCGCGAAGTACATCCGGGAGCAGGAGAAGGCCGACATCGCGCTCGACCGGCTGAGCGTCAAGGAGTACGAGGACCCCTTCGGCAGGGGGCCGGGGCGTAAATAG
- the purN gene encoding phosphoribosylglycinamide formyltransferase produces the protein MSANEQMTAADGLGFVPYTRPTGTDTAEPLKIGVLISGSGTNLQALIDLIAAGKLNASIELVVSSRPSAKGLQRAERAGIQTLTLSKDVYADPIAADEIIAHELLERGCEYVVMAGYMRMVHTPLLAAFPNRVVNLHPALLPSFTGAHAIDDAFARGVKVTGVTVHFANEIYDNGPIIAQRALAVEEGWDVDTLEEHIHAIEHVLYPEVVQMLADGRVHVLESGKVAVDPVK, from the coding sequence ATGAGCGCTAACGAGCAGATGACTGCCGCCGATGGCCTGGGCTTTGTGCCCTACACCCGTCCGACCGGCACCGATACGGCCGAGCCGCTCAAGATCGGCGTGCTCATCAGCGGTTCGGGTACGAACCTGCAGGCGCTGATCGACCTGATCGCCGCCGGCAAGCTCAACGCCTCGATTGAGCTTGTGGTGTCGAGCCGTCCTTCGGCTAAGGGTTTGCAGCGCGCTGAGCGCGCGGGCATCCAGACGCTCACGCTGTCCAAGGATGTCTATGCCGACCCTATTGCCGCCGACGAGATCATCGCGCACGAGCTGCTCGAGCGCGGCTGCGAGTACGTGGTCATGGCCGGCTACATGCGCATGGTGCACACGCCGCTGCTGGCAGCATTCCCCAATCGCGTGGTCAACTTGCATCCGGCGCTGCTGCCGAGCTTTACCGGTGCGCATGCGATTGACGACGCCTTTGCGCGCGGCGTCAAGGTGACCGGCGTGACCGTGCATTTTGCCAACGAGATTTACGACAACGGTCCCATCATCGCCCAGCGCGCGCTGGCTGTTGAGGAGGGTTGGGATGTCGACACGCTCGAGGAACACATCCATGCGATCGAGCACGTGCTGTATCCCGAGGTCGTGCAGATGCTCGCCGACGGCCGCGTTCACGTGCTGGAGAGCGGCAAGGTCGCCGTGGATCCTGTGAAATAA
- a CDS encoding putative ABC transporter permease: MDRNGLDPSVPSATEVKKIPLIIKVYAVLCILSGVGTLPSVAAFMWQVITALINGNAAAKLGDNMLVSVGLIVAGIMLSAASAVILIIFGLDLIKNQRRNAARLSYILIAFTVVELLVDVMLQGIGLFLLRPAIQLGILIALSATVDPTLRQERELQRRLQEMLDRDAAAEGMLGRDETGEGYIKLNYFNLFWVFLVCCVLGLIAEDIWHMTVDDPGVYQDRAGMLFGPFSPIYGFGAVLMTMVLNRFYKKNPIIIFLVSAVLGASFEVFVGWFMQTSFGVVSWSYSHMKLFGMPDPLAVLTGGRTCTGFACLWGLGGLIWIKLLLPRLLKLINMIPWKSRYSATVIFTVIMLVDGVMTLQSLDYWYQRVNGTEPDIPVAQFYGKYFDNDYMENRFQSMTMSPKDATRV; the protein is encoded by the coding sequence ATGGATCGAAACGGACTCGACCCCAGCGTCCCCAGCGCCACGGAGGTCAAGAAGATTCCCCTCATCATTAAGGTGTACGCCGTCCTGTGCATCCTGTCCGGCGTGGGTACACTCCCGTCGGTCGCCGCCTTTATGTGGCAGGTCATCACTGCGCTCATTAACGGCAACGCCGCCGCCAAGCTCGGCGACAATATGCTGGTCTCGGTTGGACTCATCGTCGCCGGCATCATGCTCTCTGCGGCAAGTGCCGTCATCCTGATCATCTTTGGCCTGGACCTTATCAAAAACCAGCGCCGCAACGCCGCCCGCCTGTCCTACATCCTTATTGCATTCACCGTCGTCGAGCTTTTGGTCGACGTGATGCTCCAAGGTATCGGGCTCTTCTTGCTTCGTCCCGCTATTCAGCTCGGTATCCTCATCGCGCTTTCGGCAACCGTCGATCCTACGCTTCGCCAGGAGCGCGAACTGCAGCGCCGCCTGCAGGAGATGCTCGACCGCGACGCCGCCGCCGAGGGCATGCTCGGCCGCGATGAAACCGGCGAGGGCTACATCAAGCTCAACTACTTCAACCTGTTCTGGGTATTCCTCGTCTGCTGCGTGCTCGGCCTGATCGCCGAGGACATCTGGCACATGACGGTCGACGACCCAGGCGTCTACCAGGACCGCGCCGGCATGCTGTTTGGTCCCTTCAGCCCCATCTATGGCTTTGGCGCCGTACTCATGACCATGGTGCTCAACCGCTTCTATAAAAAGAACCCCATCATCATTTTCCTGGTAAGCGCTGTACTCGGCGCGAGCTTTGAGGTGTTCGTGGGCTGGTTTATGCAGACCTCATTTGGCGTGGTCTCGTGGAGCTACTCGCACATGAAGCTGTTCGGCATGCCCGACCCACTCGCCGTCCTTACGGGCGGACGCACCTGCACGGGCTTTGCCTGCCTGTGGGGCTTGGGTGGCCTTATCTGGATCAAGCTGCTGCTGCCGAGGCTGCTCAAGCTCATCAACATGATTCCGTGGAAGAGTCGCTACTCGGCTACCGTCATCTTTACCGTCATTATGCTGGTCGACGGCGTCATGACGCTGCAGTCGCTCGACTACTGGTACCAGCGCGTCAACGGCACGGAGCCGGATATTCCCGTCGCGCAGTTCTACGGCAAGTATTTCGATAACGACTACATGGAGAACCGCTTCCAGAGCATGACCATGAGCCCCAAGGATGCGACGCGCGTGTAG
- a CDS encoding PTS sugar transporter subunit IIA, with translation MSGNNEALFTPELVFFDWECATSDEVFALLENELAPRGYIAEGWLDAVRTREDAYPTGLAMPAANIAIPHTDPGFVSKPYIAVVKPAAPVAFNAMAGMGAPVPAQIIINLGISEPGGQVEALQALMNIFMDADAAADVLGQTTPQGMVDAIRRHF, from the coding sequence ATGTCTGGTAATAACGAAGCGCTGTTTACGCCTGAGCTGGTGTTTTTTGATTGGGAGTGTGCGACGTCGGATGAGGTGTTTGCGCTGCTCGAGAACGAGCTCGCCCCGCGCGGCTACATTGCCGAGGGCTGGCTTGACGCCGTCCGCACGCGCGAGGATGCCTATCCCACGGGGCTTGCCATGCCGGCTGCCAACATTGCCATCCCGCATACCGACCCGGGGTTTGTGTCCAAGCCCTATATCGCGGTGGTAAAGCCCGCCGCACCTGTGGCGTTTAACGCCATGGCGGGCATGGGCGCTCCGGTGCCGGCGCAGATCATCATCAACTTAGGCATTTCCGAGCCGGGCGGTCAGGTCGAGGCGCTGCAGGCGCTCATGAACATCTTTATGGATGCCGACGCCGCAGCCGATGTACTCGGCCAGACCACGCCCCAGGGCATGGTCGACGCCATCCGCCGTCACTTCTAA